From Malus sylvestris chromosome 1, drMalSylv7.2, whole genome shotgun sequence:
ccagaccctgcgtaaagcaggagccttatgcactgggtacgacctacgACGAGCTGTGGGAAAGCTACGGTAGTCTACCTCTTCGGAGGTCGGAAAGACTTGCAGAAGCATTTCTCCCAACCCAATTGTTCGAAAAAGTACCGCGGAATAAAAGGATATGACATTGATCCCTGTCGCTTGCTGAAAAAATGGTAAGGCTATTGCCATCACAATCTGAGGCCTATACTTTCTCTCCAGGATTTTCTTGAAAGGGTGTTTGATGTTTTTCGATATGTTGTTTGCTTTGATCAGATCATCGAGTTCTGCTTGGACATCATCGACACCTCTAATACGTTGTAGCATTTGCTTGGCTGTTTGGTGATCCGCGCTATGCTGGATTAGGCTGTTAGGTGTTTCGGGAAGGAAAATGCTCCCAGTGTTCGCATTGAGGCAAGGACTGCAGCCATGGCTAGGGAGATTCGCCACCCCCAACCTCCCTTGATCTTCTCAGAGCCGTAGTTGATGAGGTTAGCTGATAATAAGCCAATGCCGATGCTAAATTGGAAGCCATTGTTAATTGCTCCTCTGTATTTTGGTGGTGCCATTTTCGAAAGGTACAATGGAACAGCCTGCACAACACAAACACAGAAAAATAGAAACATCGAATAGGGTATGCTTATATGATTAATGTTGGGGGGCAAAAAGTACTACCTgatttccaaaaccaaaaccaactcCAAGCAATAAGCGGCCGAGGATGAGCATGTAGATGTTCATAGCTGCACCGTTTAGAACTGAGCCGGCAAGGAATGCAGCTCCACCGGCAAGGATTGAAGGCTTGCGGCCGTAAGCCCTTGTGACCAAACTTGCAAAAAGGGAAGCTACAAGACCAGCTATGTAGAGTGAGGATGTGAAGGAGGTCAACAGTTCACTGTCGAATTTACAGTAGTTGTTGATTTTGGTGTCCGATTTCATCTTAGTGTTTACTTCATGGAagaatttttttaagaaacgGCTCCATTGATGTCACGCCACCTGAAATTCCAATGTCGTAGCCGAAAATTACACCTCCTATGGCTGCCATCATGCAAGAGAGGATTATGAATGGCGTCATCCTGCCGTTGTATTGCCCGGCTTCGCCTGCTATTGCTAACCCAACTGCCACTGCTTCTTCCAAGCTCACACACACAGATATATGAAGAGAGAACTCAAAGTTGTGATTTGTACTAAGAGAATGGAAATATAGTGAGAAGTCTTGCTCCATTTTCTGACAAATACGATATTTTAAACTACTGTAATCTACGGAGAACGAATTCTTGGCCTAACCACGTCTGCAAGAGCAGTCTTACTTGACTGGTATATTTCAACAAATGGTTTTGGACTTGTACAGAATATGTAGGCAGTGGTTGCAAatcacttccactaccagacaACTTCAGGCAGGACCATAAGCATTTGTCTGAACTCTGAAGAAAGTTAAGGGCCCGTTTGGCCACTCTTCAGCTGCCATTGCCTTGTTTAACAACCCTTCTGTACTTAATCACTCTTTTTTCGCTGCTTTAATATCTGCTTTGCCGTTAATCGCCGAGCACTTAAACTTGTCGACCGCTGCCACCCGTTGGTACCCTACCGGAGCTACTGGGTATGGTAGTCCAGATGCCACCGGAAGTGACGGTATAATGCATGATTAATGTGTACATGTTTCGTAATTTTTGGTTTACAGATAATACAGTATTGTTACTTAATTATTGTCATATTTTACAAAGTGATTTCAAAACTACTTTCATTTATGGTAAGAGAGACTCGGAACTAATACAAAGAACAAAATTAAACAGAGAATGtgcagaaggagaaaaaaaatgtgcGCGGAAATTATTTCCCGAATTATTCTCAAGTGAATGGCATGAAAgcgaaaagagagaaaaagagactACCAGAAACAATAGAGAGTGCCAGTGGGGCACCTTGGCATGCTTCCCTTCCCACGTCACTCTGGTTACATTGGCACCCTAGCATGAACTCCACATACTAGAATTCAAGGGCTCGCTTGAGAAAACCGTGTGTATACTTACGTGATAAGAGAGACATACGTTACGTGATACATAGTTACCCAGCTGTTTCACAGAAACAGTTTTGCCTTTCAGCAGAAATGTGAAAAATACAATTGCCTTTTTTGCTTGCCTAACAAGTCTGTCTGTCACCATAGTTGGAGATAACATCATTGCATTTTGCAAACCAACTCATATTAATCTGTTCACAAAGGACAGCAGTTGAGGCAGAAATTTTAGGGTATAAGCACAGCCGAGCCGGATGTTTTCCTGTTTTCGAGGTCTGCATGAGCTTGTGTTGCGAGAGACAATGGGTATTTGTGATTTACTCGAACGCGCAATACGCCTGATGCAACATTAGCAAATACCTCTCCCGCAACCTCTAACAATTTGTCTTGAGCTGCAGTGTACTGGAACAGGGCTGGCCTGGTCAGGAAGAGTGACTTTGCTGCAAGAGCTGATAGCGGGACCAGATCAATTGCACCTGATGCTTGTCCAAAACTCACCATGTATCCACGAGTCTTCAAACATGCCAATGATCCCTGTAAACAATGCCCCAATTAAGTACTAATTCAAAAATTTACCATTAAGAAATTAGACTAGCTAATCGTCTGAActgaaaaaaatcaaagagtaACTAACATTTGCTTTAACAGTTCCATAAAACTAGCTCGAACGGAACAGTATAGAGATTTGGTATGCCTGGCCTAGCATTGAGAAACTTCAACGGTAGATTAGGTAATAAGTCACGGTAAAGCAGAAGCATTAACAGGCTGTGTTGATACTCAATGAAACGAAGAACATCAAAGGAACGGTGCAGAAGGAGAACCTAGAATCATTTCTGTAGCTTCTGTATAAAATTGAGGGATGAAAAGTAAGATTTACCTGAAAGGTATCCTTCCCTACAGAATCATAGACAACTTCAACGCCATTGTCAGATGTTATTTCTGTCACTCAAGAAACAAAATCCTTTTCCGTGGAGACTATGACATGGCGACACCCATCATCCTTGGCTTGAGCTGTCTTTTCTTTAGTTGATACAGTTCCAATGACAATTGCACCAAGGGCATTAGCCCACTGGCATAAAAGGGATTCGACTCCACCAGCTGCTGCGTGAACAAGGACTGTGTGTCCTGGTTCGACCTGCATAGCAGCACAAAATTCAGATCTAACAACAAAAGCAGCAGCATTGAAATTTATAAACAATTTCTAACACTGAATCAACCATGTTAAGATAATGAAATTTCACATTCAGGAAGCATTTAGTTACAACTTGACCACCAATATTTGTCAGTTGTTTGTACCCTTTCGACACATAAATCACATAGTTAACAACACAGAAAATCGTACAAAAAAACAACCTTGAAAGACTGCCGTAGTAGAACCTGAGCTGTCATACCCTTAAGCAATACGGATGCTGCAACAATAGGATCAATTGAAGGAGGAATGGGCAACACTTTGTTTTCAGGAAGGATCTGCTCTTCCGCATATGACCCCATCGGAGTACCAACATAGGCCACCAGATCTCCAACTCGCCTGCCTATTACTCCAGGTCATACGGCTGTCACAACTCCACAAGCTTCCATACctgaattgaaaattgatttGTTAATGAATAGGGTTTATCCGTCAGCCTTCTGATCAAGAACTAGAAGGCCCAAAGAAGGCTGGACTCCAAGTTGTTCAAGAATAGTGACGATGAGTTACTCGACCATTTCTCTTAGGATTAGTCAGTTCTATTTCAAACAGCAGGAATGGCTAATCTGGTTTCATGCCCGGCATTCTTATAGGTTTGCTAAATCATTCTTGATCATATCTGAAAACTGTAAGCTCACGCGAAATGTTTACTCGAGAAACTGTTAAGAAAAAGCTAAACTTTGAAATTATGCCTTCAAAGAGTGGACTAGATGTCAATCCTTCCTACATTTCAGAACttggaaatgaagcaaaacctGGGGTGAAGGGCATTGTATCAGCCTTATAATAAAGTCCTTTGCGGAAGTATACATCGATGAAATTAACCCCTATCGCCTTGTTCTTCACACGAACCTCCCCCTCCTTCGGCTCTCCTATTTCCACATCTTCCCATTTCAAGACCTAGCAGCATTACATCACAAAATTAAGTGAAATGGGGATAAAAGCATTGGAAATTTGGATAATGACATGTAGCTGAACCAGATAGCAGATGAAAGAAAAATTACGAGCAAAGGAAACTTCTTTCAAGGAAAACAAACTGAAGTAAAACTCGAAAACAAACGGGTTTTGAATAATATGTTTCAAAGGTTGTGTATGAACACACTTGATATGGCTTGAGATAAACTATAAACACAATATAAACTTTAGTTTACAAACTCAAATACTTCAAGGCCTCGCTCGATGTCTATGATTGAATTGGATTGAATAATCGCAAGATTCAATGTATGTCAAAGAAAGAAATTTGGAAGGCAGAAGAAGGATTAATCATGAAGAACATTCCAATCACCAAAAAACACTAtgtattattttaaaagtaGTTCCTATTAAGTTTAATATTTGGTTGTGTATTGATTCATTGACTGCTGTAATGGCAGTTTGTTTTATATACATCTTACACACACGCATGCATTTAAACAAATGCATGCAATAAACAAATGTGGTAAAGGTGGCGTGCTTGCTGCCCATGCTGCAACACATCAGAGCACAGGAGTCGAAACCATGTGGTAGTCTGCTGACAAGGAATATTGTACCCACGTGCAGTAGTGGGACAAGTTctctcaacactccccctcaagtttgGAATGGATGTTGATTATTCCTAACTTGCAAAGCAAAGTCGTAAACTGGTATAAGCTCAGTGGCTTTGTGAAGATGTCGGCTGGTTGTTTCATGGTTGAGATGTGAGATGTCTCGATCATTCCACTTTGAACCCTTTCTCGTACAAGATGGCAGTCAATTTCTATGTGTTTGGTTCTTTCGTGAAAGACCGGATTCGAAGCGATGTGAAGTGCCGCTTGATTATCACAATATAACTTGACTGGACGTTTATGTTTGATACCCAAGTCTTGTAGAACAGATTTCAACCAAGTGACTTCACAACAAGTTGCTGCCATTGAACGATACTCCGCCTCTGCACTAGAACGTGACACggtattttgtttcttgcttttccaggaGATCAAGGATTCTCCAAGAAATACACAGTATCCGATGGTAGAACGTCGTGTGTCTCGACATCTGGCCCAATCCGCATCACAAAAGGCATTCAATTGAATTGGACTTCTTGCAGAAAGGAAAATACCTTGCCCTGGTGTGTGCTTAACGTATCGTAAGACTCGCTGGGCTGCCTCCAAGTGTGGAGTTCGAGGCTTCTCCATAAATTGACTAAGAATGTGGACAGCATACACCAAATCAGGGCGCGTGATTGTCAGGTAGATTAGTCTCCCAACAAGTCGTCGATAAGAGGAAGGATCAGCAACCCATTGTCCTTCGTCCTTTCTGAGTGATAAGTTTTGCTCCATAGGAGAGGTGGCTGGTTTTGCGCCAAGATGACCTGCATCCTCAAGTATTTCAAGGGCATATTTTCGCTGTGAGAGGGTGATCCCCTTGCTAGAGCGAGCAATTTCAATGCCCAAGAAATATTTTAATTGGCCAAGGTCTTTCAACTTGAATTGCTTCATAAGAAAAGACTTGGTATCTTCAATTGCTTGTATGTTATTTCCTGCCAAgataatatcatcaacatagacaAGGAGGGCAGTGAATTTACCATCATGGTTTCGGACGAACAATGAATAATCTGCCTTGGATTGTTGATAACCGGCCTTTCTAAGAGCACAAGAGAGTTTGATAAACCATTGACGAGAGGCTTGCTTAAGCCCATACAAAGATTTATGAAGTTTACAAACTCGTGTCTCCCCCTTTCGTCCGAAACCAGGAGGCAAGGACATGTAGACATCTTCTTCAAGATCACCATGGAGGAAAGCATTATTAACATCAAGCTGGTGGAGGTGCCATTGTTGGACCGAGGCAACAGCAAGGAGTAGACGAACTGTAGTCAATTTTGCAACCGGAGCAAAGGTCTCTCGATAGTCTAAGCCTTCAATTTGGCTATAACCTTTGGCAACCAAGCGTGCTTTATATCTCTCAATGGATCCATCAGATCGAAATTTGATTTTGTAAACCCACTTACATCCAACCGGCTTCTTGCCAGGGGGCAATGGTTGCAGAGACCATGTCCTATTCGCAGCAAGGGCTGCCAGTTCTTCTTCCATGGCTAAACGCCAGTGAGGGTCGCGTATAGCCTGTGAGAATGAGCTGGGTTCTATGGCAGCTGAAATGGAAGTGGTGAAAGCACGATGTCGAGCAGATAAACGATCGTATGTGAGGACATCAGACAAAGGGTAAGGAGTACCTGGTACTTTGGTCAACGCCGAGTGAGATGAATGGACAGACCGAGAAGGGAGGTTGATGTCGATGTGATATTGTTGAAGATAACCAGGTGCATGAGTGGGTCGTTTAAGACGAGGTGGGGATGtggaaagaaaatgagatgaaACCGAAACAGGACTCACCGGCGAAGAAGAGGATGGATCGACGGAATCCTGCTCCAGTAGAATGGATGGATGAATGATGGGATCATCACAGGCAGTATCTTGAGTATGTGGAAACACAAGTGGTGAAACTGCAGCAGAAGATGAAAAAGGGAACAcatgttcatggaaaataacatcaCGGGAGATAAAGATTTTACCCGTGTGAAGGTCGTAAACTCGATATCCCTTTGTGCCATATGGATACCCAAGAAAAAGACACCGTGTGGCTCTTGCATCAAATTTTGTGGGACGATGGTGGTGGGTGGAAGAAAAACATAAGCAACCAAACACTCGCAAATGTGCATACGCTGGCTGTTTGTGGTGAAGTATTTCATAGGGTGATTTGCCTTGAAGAAGAGGAGTGGGAGTCCTATTTATGAGATAAGTGGCAGTGAGGATTGCGTCACCCCAAAATTTCTTAGGAAGATGAGATTGAAAAAGTAAGGCTCTAGCAACATTGAGTAAGTGGCGGTGTTTGCGCTCTGCTACCCCGTTTTGTTGGGGAGTAGAGACACAACTTGTTTGATGGAGAATCCCCTTATCTGAAAAAAATTGGGTCATTAAAAATTCTGGACCGTTATCACTACGAAGAACCTTGACTCGTGTGGAAAATTGTGTTTCAACAAGGTGGATGAAAGTGATGAGATAAGATCGTGCATCTGATTTGTGATTCATTAAATAAACCCATGTGCATCTTGAGAAATCATCCACAATAGTTAAGAAATATTGTGCCCCTGTGATAGTGGGAACATGGTAACCTCCCCAAATGTCAACATGAATTAACTCAAAAGGAGCCTTTGTGGTGATAGAACTCAAAGGAAAAGGAGCACGTGTTTGTTTGGCTAATGGACAGATCAAACAATCATCAATgctacaaaaattcaaaattttaatgcaAGTAGAGAGATGCCGTAAGGTCGTGTTGGAAAGATGGCCAAGGCGTTGATGCCAAAgctgagaagaagaagaggcaaCAATTGACGCTGAATTGCACCTGGTTTTCATCACATTATCAAGGTAGTAGAGTCCTTCTCGTTCAGTTCCCGTCCCAATCATCTTCCCCGATCGTTGGCCCTGAAGTAGACACATTTTATCAGTGAAGATGACAAAGCAAGAGGAGGTATTAGTGAGTTTGCTGACAGAAATTAAATTCAGTTTAAATGATGGAACACAAAGCACGTTGTGAAGGATGAGATCATTCGAGAGATGAACTGTGCCAATGTGTGTGACATCGGCAAGTGCATGATTGGGTAAGTGCACTTGTCGATTGTATACCGGAACACTTGTGGTCATTAAGCTTGGTGAGTAGACCATGTGGTCTGTGGCGCCTGTATCGAAAATCCAGTTTCTTCCCTTATTGAGAGCAGAAGCACAAAAAACTCTATCTGACAAATTATTCATAGTAGAGGTGGTACCGACATGATTAGATGTGGAGTTGGATTGGCTCTTATCAAGGAGTGCAAGCAGGTTGTGATATTGCTCGGAAGTGAGAGCCATGGTGTGTTTGCTGGAAGAGTCAGTTGCCATGTCGGCAGGCAGTGGCAGTGCTTGGCAGTGCTCTGCGGCTGTGCTTAATGGCAGTGCTCTGCGGCTGTGCTTAATGGCTAGCAGGTAGAGCAACGACGATGGCTATGTAGTAGCTTGGCAAGGCAGAGAGTATGCAGCTTGCAGTGAGTGTGCAGCGAGTGTGCAGCTTGCAGTGAGTGTGCAGCGACGATGGCTGTGTAGTAGCTTGGCAAGGCAGCGAGTATGCAGCTTGCAGTGAGTGTGCAGCGAGTGTGCAGCTTGCAGCAGGTTGTGGATGTACACAGTATAGCAGCGGAAGAGTGAAGGCAGAGCAGAGCAAAGGATTATCTGTGCTCTAATACCATATTAAGTTTAATATTTGGTTGTGTATTGATTCATTGACTGCTGTAATGGCAGTTTGTTTTATATACATCTTACACACACGCATGCATTTAAACAAATGCATGCAATAAACAAATGTGGTAAAGGTGGCGTGCTTGCTGCCCATGCTGCAACACATCAGAGCACAGGAGTCGAAACCATGTGGTAGTCTGCTGACAAGGAATATTGTACCCACGTGCAGTAGTGGGACAAGTTCTCTCAACAGTTCCCAACGAGccttagacaaaatttagaagTTGACTTCCATTTCTTCCTTCGACATTGAATCATAGTGAGTTATCGAATCCAGTCAAATCCTTGACACCAAACAAGAACTAACCTTCTCCGGATTGGTCCGATGAATACAATGGCATAAGAAATCATGTACTCTTGGCTAAAAGCAGAAAGGCTATCACTTTCAGCCTGTTACCATATTTCCCATCAAACAACTTGGATTTATTGTAAACAGAAATAGTTTACAAATGATATCAGGCACTTAATATTGCAACCGACAAACAAGTCTTGATTTTGTGATCACAAATTCAAACATTCAAGTTACCCAAAAAAAtacaggagagagagagagagacctgagGACCACCAAGTTCATGAACTCGAATGGCTTTCACCATCTTTGTTGGCAATACTGCTTGATTTCTGGGTACAAACTATTTTCCGGTCAACTCAAAaatgattgtctgccctcccactcaTTCATGCTTTGTCTGTGATTTCTTGGTAATTATCCCTTAATAAATAGCCTAACTCGTGTTAATATTATAATGTTGGACCTACATCTTTTTAGTTTTGTCTCGTACACGCACCAGAAATCATAAATTGTTAAGTCTATACCACATATAAATAGATTATTCTTTATAAATTAGTTTAGTTAAAGTAAGGTTTGAAATTGGCACTGTTTAAATAAACAGTGTTTGAATCCAAATTTTGCTCTATTTACGACCATGCCACTGCTTTTCAGAGTGGCCTATGTGTTTGGGTCCGAATTTCAGTTTAATTACGGTCATGCCACTGCTTTACAGAGTGGGTTTTGTGGGTTTGGATATTTCAGCTTTTTTACGAAGCTGCCATTGGTTCGAATGACGGGAATGCCCGTTTAGGACAAGTTAGGGGTTGCATTCGGTGGGATCGACCGCTCAGTGTGGGATTTGGTGACGGGAAGGCATGCGGCTTACAGAGAGGAGGAGAGatagagggggagagagagagagggattcgGTGAAGGGAGGCATGCGGCTTGCAgagaggagggagggagggagggagggagggaggagaaGACGAAAAACAACTGCAGCAAGTTCATGgacagggagagagagagagcgttcTGTAGCCCGCTAGCAGTTTTCGTTCAGATCCAGGTTTGTTGTAACACCCCACCCATTTCTatttaaaaacttgttttttttattattttttatattaaatagtGAGTCGTGGGACCcaccttattatttttatacacCTATCTTGGTTCCagtctctctttccctctaaTATCCGAAAccaacactctctctctctaactctcaGGAACTCACACTCTCTCTAAGCTCCGAGAGCTTCTCTctaactttcacctcacttccTTCACAAATCAAACCCCAAAAACCATATATTTGGAATCCTTGAGACCTAACGAACTCAATGGTACCCTTGCATGCGCCATCAGAGCACTGTGGAATTTTCTGCCATTGAAGCTGAGAGCTTCAAAGCTCTAAAACTCGAACCCAGGTGAGAAGTGTgttccttcttcaaatttctGGGTTTAATCATGCTATTTTACACACtgttgtgttgtttttgtggtCAAAATCGAGGGTTTTGACCTTATCTCTTTTCTATGCCAAGAACCCGGTTCCGACAACGAACTCCGGCGAGTTTGTTGCTGTGGATTGCGCGGATCCCTTCGAACCTAAACCCAGGTAGTTATTTTACCTTGCTATTTGTTGGTGGTACTGTgagtgtgtggtgtgtgtgcgCGTgaaccgtgtgtgtgtgtgagaatgCTGTGCATGCCGTGTATGCTTGTTGTGTctgtgtgtttatatatgtatatatatatatgatgctgtgcgtgtgtgtgcttatatatatatatgcatgctgtGCATGCGTGTgtgtttatatgtatgtatctatatatatatatgtgcatgctgtctgtgtgtgtgtttggcatGTTGGTGTccgtgcaagtgtgtgtgtgtgagagtaaGTGTGTTGGTGTATGGTGCACGTGTGTGTTGTGTATGTTTGTGTACTGTATGAAGTGTACAGTGTGTGCGTTGTGCGGTGCAGCTCTGTGAGTATGTgttgtgtatgtatgtgtgtgaatGGGTGGTGTGTGTGCCGTGTGTGTATAAGTATGGGTTTAGGCTTAAGCCCAAAACCACCTCTTGATCCTAACCTATCCAAATCCAAGGCCCATTTCCATTTCCTAGAATTATATTGTTGGGTAGTTTGATTAACTGTACGTTCTTGTACTTAGGGGCAATTACCGCAACGTTTTTAtcttcgctagtggcgcagcttttgacggagtatctgtgagtggaccaccTTCGAAAATTTGCATGTTTTATTGATAGAATTGCATAATTTAATAGCATGCCTTGCAGAATTATTGATTTGAGGAATACTTTACAGGAAGCATGATGATTTGATTAtacatgattatatatatatgttttgaactatttccattatatcgtattttctatagaaCCCTCattctggtagactatctgatcaatgacgataggatgctaagaatgtgtttcaaatgactttcgaacacctcttcgtAGTATAGAGGATCGATGAATTTATGCTACGAAGTTGTATTTTAGAGATGAATTAtgttttgtgcgtacctagtgaacactatgccgcctggggcgaggatctggtgttggcattgaggccgggagaaataatccctagcgaaaggctgagggacacggagacaggcattgggccgggagggagatatctctggctacgggcacagagactgaggtgcaggcattgggccgggagtattATTATTCAGTGCACTCACTAGCAGCACAACTTGTGTTATGCTTCCTGATACGATTTCTGATACGACTCCTGATACGATTTCTGATACGACTCCTGATACGATTTCTGATatgatttatgatatgattTTCTGAGATTGATTTGCAGATGGATATATGaattgttttatggcatgctagagttttctgAAAAGCTTATCACTTATTattctagtagttttcattattaaactgtgggggttagtatgttcataactgtttttgtactatgtatatatacaagcttggtccactcacccttgttttgcgcccccattcaggacttaggatGAAGGCACATAATCCCGGCATCAAGGTACTTCCGcagcggcatcttcgagtcctctcggggTAGGACCCACTCATTTGTTCATTCAATCTTATCTTAATTCTTGTTAGTGACTAGGTCTAGttatatgctctgaacacgttcctaaattgttaattcattgtttttttttaaattcataacctgtatttatttcttattcttagcttttgtatcaattaatggctttcgtcacccccgggtgtcggccagcacgtgcctgtcctggtattcggggaatatcagggtcggggcgtgtcatttgttctttttttcctttaaaatttagatttttttcGCCATTTTATGTTTCGTTCAGATCCGGGtccgtttggttgccgagaaattcacttgaaaattttcttttcgtCGGGTTTTAATTTGTTATTTGGGGTCACGTCTGGGATGAATTGCTTGCCGGCATTTGAATTCGGCTTCTGG
This genomic window contains:
- the LOC126630597 gene encoding hexose carrier protein HEX6-like, translating into MKSDTKINNYCKFDSELLTSFTSSLYIAGLVASLFASLVTRAYGRKPSILAGGAAFLAGSVLNGAAMNIYMLILGRLLLGVGFGFGNQAVPLYLSKMAPPKYRGAINNGFQFSIGIGLLSANLINYGSEKIKGGWGWRISLAMAAVLASMRTLGAFSFPKHLTA